Proteins found in one Leguminivora glycinivorella isolate SPB_JAAS2020 chromosome 4, LegGlyc_1.1, whole genome shotgun sequence genomic segment:
- the LOC125225189 gene encoding uncharacterized protein LOC125225189 has product MAPARPEVAVNVNNVNISTCMIRDLLICQDDFTLKPPDGILKENTFTWLAYIQYVHVMTGLLNPSKAPRVVMIHRQFVLGTAADFLRLPKNYKIGNIVFGDYERDEQDCHLTLMQLKLGERCPRAYLEVPVSEVTAHPEFSRFGVGNSMAVGKLIRPVQSEYTIPVCLPSYAERQRKRRDKIVILIDYISTVPRDFDQERMGKKTVKLYTHKECRRHRKKANLGSEGATHVLCTSGCGVRPGAPIVSHSPDGEFELIGLSGGYAPCTRRGMRRRLNDDPPIYIDVFPYVTWIVNIVAAHVIPKPYPSNFKLVEGKAGLSVHKSGYLRKRREQQHGWRARTFLHGNFCYKSKRVQERQAYFFYSEKFAVHANPPAKLHIVLKLSAGVETTILCARMQFPNRQVIPQISGVGGYNMTLQFTTDWFPYVFFFTLGLTGKNTTRANLKEWIIERHPGAW; this is encoded by the exons TAAACGTGAACAATGTAAATATATCCACTTGCATGATAAGGGACTTATTGATTTGCCAAGATGACTTCACGCTGAAGCCACCCGACGGCATTCTGAAAGAAAACACTTTCACGTGGCTTGCTTACATACAGTACGTCCATG TTATGACGGGCTTACTAAATCCAAGCAAGGCGCCTCGGGTGGTGATGATACATCGGCAGTTCGTCTTGGGCACCGCAGCAGACTTTTTGCGTCTGCCGAAGAACTACAAAAT agGTAACATAGTGTTCGGCGACTACGAGCGAGATGAGCAAGACTGCCACCTGACGCTGATGCAACTGAAGTTGGGAGAAAGGTGCCCACGAGCTTACCTCGAAGTCCCGGTCAGCGAAGTCACGGCACACCCGGAGTTCTCTAG attTGGAGTCGGAAATAGTATGGCCGTTGGTAAACTGATCCGCCCCGTGCAATCAG aatACACTATTCCAGTTTGTCTGCCATCATACGCTGAACGTCAGAGAAAACGCAGAGACAAAATCGTAATTTTAATCGATTATATTAGca CTGTACCAAGAGACTTTGACCAAGAGAGAATGGGAAAGAAAACAGTCAAATTATACACACACAAAGAATGTCGGCGACATCGCAAGAAAGCG AATCTGGGCAGCGAAGGCGCAACCCACGTCCTCTGCACATCTGGCTGCGGCGTGCGGCCAGGCGCGCCCATCGTTTCTCACAGCCCAGACGGGGAGTTCGAGCTCATAGGCCTGTCTGGTGGCTACGCGCCCTGCACCCGCCGTGGCATGCGTCGGAGACTCAATGATGACCCACCTATCTACATTGACGTATTCCCTTATGTTACCTGGATTGTGAACATTGTAGCAGCGCATGTTATACCGAAGCCGTATCCTAGCAATTTTAAGTTGGTCGAGGGAAAAGCAG GTCTGAGCGTTCACAAAAGCGGGTACCTCCGGAAGAGACGAGAGCAGCAGCATGGCTGGCGCGCCCGGACCTTCCTGCACGGCAACTTCTGCTACAAGTCCAAGAGGGTTCAGGAGCGGCAAGCGTATTTCTTCTACTCGGAGAAGTTTGCTGTGCACGCTAATCCGCCGGCCAAACTACATATAGTACTGAAA CTATCAGCAGGAGTTGAGACAACGATCCTGTGTGCTAGAATGCAGTTTCCGAACCGACAG GTCATACCCCAGATATCAGGCGTCGGAGGCTACAACATGACCCTCCAGTTCACCACGGACTGGTTCCCTTACGTGTTCTTCTTCACACTCGGCCTCACGGGCAAGAACACTACGAGAGCCAACTTGAAGGAATGGATCATTGAGCGACACCCTGGCGCGTGGTAA